In Callospermophilus lateralis isolate mCalLat2 chromosome 4, mCalLat2.hap1, whole genome shotgun sequence, one genomic interval encodes:
- the Rab11fip1 gene encoding rab11 family-interacting protein 1 isoform X1: MSLAASAGRGPGAVWSPTHVQVTVLQARGLRAKGPGGTSDAYAVIQVGKEKYATSVSERSLGAPVWREEATFELPPLLSSGAVPAAAATLQLTVLHRALLGLDKFLGRAEVDLRELHRDQGRRKTQWYTLKSKPGKKDKERGEIEVDIQFMRNNMTASMFDLSVKDKSRNPFGKLKDKIKGKNKDSVSDTTSAIVPSMSPSVDSDDESFSKDKKKKSKIKTLFSKSNLQKTPLSQSMSVLPTSKPDKVLLRPGDFQSQWEDDDNEDESSSSASDIMSHKKTASADSKQLSQINFSLPKKEGLSFLGGLRSKNDTLSRSNVCINGNHVYLEQPEAKNETKESSPSSSPSPQGFRKKHLFSSTENLAARSWKEPGEGDSMSYDKWLSDVPTKESMKYMSLPSYRPQSSGDNRENMASANLEATKETKDSKKQESKKSSLFSLVTGKKDVAKGSEGESPPSIPWKEKEGKLKEAQLREEDLMRRSEKDAAADASGRGNSLNPFEDVQISEPEARPESKSEPKLPIPSARAPQTKAVKPRLEVSPEAQPKARLPSSPYSSLSFSALPSSSDPAPVSSELGHSSETHSSESPSVFYSSSSPIVAPISTSTPIEHGLPTGQGQASSEEPSLLLKAELQKESLIAVPNTMSSALGSLFKQPPVSAWKAMEDSPRGQISETGKEKNASSNEPRKPLLEHPEAGKPKEELLKVPSPTRDHIPSSQGAHEVPFVLSLNGGRDVSPAGKPPLEGDNKVKDGGMTSATEEAVLPFDAMLQKQEEMGLNVSEGEKRVKKRVSFSEQLFTEEEVGKHSWLGEEEKNHPQEVTSEGTAEGKVPDVEPPGCPHTEDSERESVAVAQACSAPVPTEDCLLAPSSDEGSSEDPTSEASSAKGTPLFRIEGDDALMAQYQSKASDHEGLSSDPLSSLRSASDVKSPIMADLNLTLPSIPEVASDDERVDQVEDDRKTAKLAEAGASSSVTLPPCPEMGKGLSGGADGSAPMESLHDCRSKAPTAAPSEQMAALGILEPYLGMSSSVDKQLPDPGSGEEERLKGDERPSQPPVKALDSPVPSSSLSETFSAVHSLPSSPHPNTHHTSTAESQKKATAEGSAGKVDNFGKRKPLLQAWVSPSETHPVSAQPSAGTGATKHRLHPVKPMNTTATKIANSSLGTATIISENLINEAMMKKYNPSDPAFAYAQLTHDELIQLVLKQKETISKKEFQVRELEDYIDNLLVRVMEETPNILRIPAQVGKKAGKM; encoded by the exons GTGGTATACTTTGAAATCCAAACCAGGAAAGAAGGATAAGGAGCGAGGAGAAATCGAGGTCGACATCCAGTTTATGAGGAACAACATGACTGCTAGCATGTTTGACCTCTCTGTGAAAGACAAGTCTCGGAATCCATTTGGAAAACTGAAAGACAAGATCAAAGGGAAGAATAAGGATAGTGTATCAGATACCACTTCAGCCATAGTCCCCAGCATGTCACCCTCAGTCGACAGTGATGACGAGTCTTTTTCCAAAGAcaagaagaagaaatcaaagatcAAAACCTTGTTTTCCAAGTCAAATTTGCAGAAAACACCACTTTCCCAATCTATGTCTGTCCTGCCTACTTCAAAGCCAGACAAAGTGCTGCTTCGTCCTGGAgatttccagtcccagtgggaggATGACGACAATGAGGATGAAtcctcctcctctgcctcagACA TCATGTCCCACAAAAAGACAGCAAGTGCAGACTCTAAGCAACTGAGCCAGATCAACTTCAGCCTTCCCAAGAAGGAAGGACTGTCCTTTCTTGGGGGCCTTCGGTCCAAGAATGACACACTTTCCCGCTCTAATGTCTGTATCAATGGGAACCATGTTTACCTGGAGCAGCCAGAAGCCAAGAATGAGACCAAGGAGAGCAGCCCTTCTTCTTCCCCATCCCCCCAGGGCTTCAGGAAGAAGCATTTGTTCTCATCTACTGAAAACCTGGCTGCTCGATCTTGGAAGGAGCCTGGGGAAGGAGACAGCATGTCTTATGATAAGTGGCTATCTGATGTCCCCACCAAGGAGTCCATGAAGTACATGTCTCTGCCATCCTACCGACCACAGTCTAGTGGTGACAATAGGGAAAACATGGCTTCAGCGAATTTGGAGGCTACAAAAGAAACCAAAGACAGCAAGAAGCAGGAGAGCAAGAAGTCCTCTTTGTTTTCTCTGGTGACAGGAAAGAAGGATGTAGCCAAGGGCAGTGAAGGCGAAAGCCCTCCTTCCATCCCATGGAAGGAGAAGGAAGGCAAACTCAAGGAAGCCCAGCTGAGAGAGGAAGACCTCATGAGAAGGTCCGAGAAAGATGCTGCAGCTGACGCCTCTGGACGgggtaactccctgaacccctttGAAGATGTGCAGATCTCAGAACCAGAAGCCAGACCTGAGTCCAAGTCTGAACCAAAGCTACCTATTCCCTCTGCAAGGGCTCCCCAGACCAAAGCCGTCAAGCCTCG ACTGGAAGTGTCTCCAGAGGCTCAGCCCAAAGCCAGGCTTCCTTCTTCCCCttactcttctctctctttttctgctCTTCCTTCCAGTTCTGATCCGGCCCCTGTCTCTTCAGAATTGGGGCATAGTTCAGAGACACACTCCTCTGAAAGTCCCTCTGTCTTCTATTCCTCCTCATCTCCCATAGTAGCTCCAATTTCCACATCCACCCCGATCGAACATGGGCTCCCCACAGGCCAGGGCCAGGCCAGTTCTGAAGAACCGTCTTTGCTTCTTAAAGCAGAATTGCAAAAGGAAAGTTTAATAGCAGTTCCAAATACAATGTCTTCTGCCTTGGGATCACTTTTTAAACAACCACCTGTCTCAGCATGGAAAGCAATGGAAGATTCTCCAAGGGGGCAGATCAGTGAGACAGGCAAGGAGAAGAATGCCAGCAGCAATGAACCCAGAAAGCCTCTCCTGGAGCATCCTGAAGCCGGGAAACCAAAAGAAGAACTTCTGAAAGTTCCCTCCCCAACACGGGACCACATCCCCTCATCTCAAGGGGCCCATGAAGTTCCATTTGTGCTTTCCCTCAACGGTGGTAGAGATGTAAGCCCCGCTGGGAAGCCTCCCTTAGAGGGAGACAACAAAGTTAAGGATGGTGGGATGACTTCCGCGACTGAGGAAGCAGTACTCCCATTTGATGCCATGTTGCAGAAACAGGAAGAGATGGGTCTGAATGTCAGTGAGGGTGAAAAGAGAGTCAAGAAGCGCGTATCATTTTCGGAGCAGCTCTTCACAGAAGAGGAGGTAGGGAAACACAGTTGGTtgggggaagaagaaaaaaatcatcccCAAGAGGTGACTTCTGAAGGAACTGCTGAGGGAAAGGTGCCCGATGTGGAACCTCCTGGGTGTCCCCACACAGAAGACTCAGAGAGGGAATCTGTGGCTGTGGCCCAGGCTTGCAGTGCACCAGTCCCCACAGAAGATTGCCTTCTCGCTCCTTCTAGTGATGAGGGTTCCTCAGAAGACCCCACAAGTGAAGCCAGCTCTGCGAAAGGCACCCCACTCTTCAGGATTGAGGGGGATGATGCCCTTATGGCTCAATATCAGAGCAAAGCCAGTGATCATGAAGGTTTGTCGTCAGACCCCCTGAGCAGCCTTAGATCTGCCTCAGATGTGAAGTCCCCCATCATGGCTGATCTGAACTTGACCCTCCCTTCCATTCCTGAAGTGGCCTCAGATGATGAAAGAGTAGATCAGGTTGAAGATGACAGGAAGACAGCAAAGCTGGCTGAAGCAGGAGCTTCATCCTCAGTCACGTTACCTCCCTGTCCTGAGATGGGAAAGGGGCTGAGTGGTGGGGCAGATGGGTCGGCACCCATGGAGAGTCTGCACGACTGCAGGTCAAAGGCCCCCACAGCAGCTCCTTCAGAGCAGATGGCAGCCTTAGGAATTTTAGAACCATATCTTGGCATGAGCTCAAGTGTGGATAAACAGCTGCCAGACCCTGGCAGTGGTGAGGAAGAAAGACTAAAGGGAGACGAGAGGCCTAGTCAGCCTCCTGTCAAGGCCCTGGACTCTCCTGTGCCCAGCTCCTCCCTTTCTGAGACCTTTTCTGCCGTACACTCTCTCCCTAGCTCTCCACATCCCAACACTCACCACACCAGTACAGCAGAATCTCAAAAAAAAGCAACAGCAGAGGGCTCCGCTGGTAAAGTTGACAATTTTGGCAAGAGGAAGCCGCTTCTTCAGGCCTGGGTCTCACCCTCAGAGACACATCCAGTCTCAGCTCAGCCAAGCGCTGGAACTGGGGCAACCAAGCACAG ACTTCACCCTGTGAAGCCAATGAACACAACAGCCACCAAGATTGCTAACTCCAGTTTGGGAACTGCTACCATCATCAGTGAGAATTTGATCAATGAAGCCATGATGAAG AAATACAATCCTTCAGACCCTGCCTTTGCCTATGCACAGCTGACTCATGACGAATTGATCCAGTTGGTCCTCAAACAGAAGGAAACCATAAGCAAAAAGGAGTTTCAAGTTCGAGAGCTGGAAGACTACATTGACAATCTGCTTGTCAGAGTCATGGAAGAAACCCCCAATATCCTCCGCATTCCTGCTCAGGTTGGCAAAAAAGCAGGAAAGATGTGA